DNA sequence from the Salvia splendens isolate huo1 chromosome 19, SspV2, whole genome shotgun sequence genome:
ATGCCTACgactctgccatgtggtacaaggaaaagactaAGATGTGGCACGATAAGAACCTTCGCAAGAAGGAAATCAAGGTGGGCCAGAGGGTACTGTTGTTTCAGTCCAGACTGAAATTGATGCCAGGGAAGCTTAGGTCAAGGTGGATACGCCCTTATACCATTATCGCCATCCGAACGAATGGAGCAATCGAACTCCAGGGGAGCGATCCAGATTcgccttccttcatggtgaaTGGTCACAGGGTGAAGCCGTACAGAGAATGAATTGAGGCATT
Encoded proteins:
- the LOC121778976 gene encoding uncharacterized protein LOC121778976, encoding MPIGMSPYWLVFGKMCHLPVGMEHQAYWAVKEMNMNTEAGAAERRMQLQELEELRLDAYDSAMWYKEKTKMWHDKNLRKKEIKVGQRVLLFQSRLKLMPGKLRSRWIRPYTIIAIRTNGAIELQGSDPDSPSFMVNGHRVKPYRE